In one Streptomyces sp. T12 genomic region, the following are encoded:
- the treY gene encoding malto-oligosyltrehalose synthase: protein MTPERPDPMVPTATYRLQLQPAFPFEAAAAAVPYLASLGVSHLHLSPVLEAVPGSGHGYDVVDHARVREELGGEEGLRALARTAREHGLGLVVDIVPNHMAMAPRHNRALWEVLREGPRSPYARWFDIDWEAQGGQVLLPVLGHPLGEELGRVEVDGDVLRYYDQVFPLREGTEELPLPQLLDAQWYRPVWWRLARTELNYRRFFSISELIGLRVEDPEVFEATHAKILQLLHEGVIDGLRIDHPDGLADPDGYLQRLHEATGGRWTVVEKILSDGEHLPASWPVAGTTGYDALRHVDGLFTDPAGVGELLGQYRRFAAPQTDRGGDWEATVRRAAYKVLTHELATEIDRLTRVAHRVCVTSSEPALRDRAPWALRTALQELLVRLEVYRPYSSGDAARVVTEEAAAEARLAFVVPEEAGAVDVVRELVLGRAGDGPEHVEFRTRFAQTASALRAKSVEDTAFYRYVPLLSATEVGGNPGRPAVSPDEFHAYCARVQRDWPLTGTVGSTHDTKRSADVRAALAVLTECPERWAGVLTEVTRDGGGVPDAQLAWAAWQTVFGLGDADVDRVQGALLKHVREAGLFTSWTEQEPPYEEAMAEFVAAGPCGAPYARVAAFRGTLEPHIRANMLGMALAQLTMPGVPDVYQGTEGEYRALVDPDNRRAVRFPPEDPGEKGAVTAAALRLRRRRPDVFGDSASYTPLTAEGPSAAHCAAFVRSGEVVTAVTRLSLRLARSGGWRDTLLPLPPGRWADALAPGREFSGHARVEELFERLPVALLERVGEEGPG from the coding sequence ATGACACCTGAGCGACCTGACCCGATGGTGCCGACCGCAACCTACCGGCTGCAGCTGCAGCCCGCGTTCCCGTTCGAGGCCGCGGCGGCGGCCGTGCCGTACCTGGCCTCGCTCGGCGTCTCGCATCTGCATCTGTCCCCGGTCCTGGAGGCGGTCCCGGGGTCGGGGCACGGCTATGACGTCGTGGACCACGCGCGCGTGCGCGAGGAACTGGGCGGCGAGGAGGGACTGCGCGCGCTGGCGCGTACCGCGCGCGAGCACGGCCTGGGCCTGGTGGTGGACATCGTGCCGAACCACATGGCCATGGCCCCACGGCACAACCGCGCCCTGTGGGAGGTGCTGCGCGAGGGCCCCAGGTCGCCGTACGCGCGCTGGTTCGACATCGACTGGGAGGCACAGGGCGGCCAGGTGCTGCTGCCGGTGCTGGGGCACCCGCTGGGCGAGGAGCTCGGCCGCGTGGAAGTGGACGGCGACGTGCTGCGCTACTACGACCAGGTGTTCCCGCTGCGCGAGGGCACCGAGGAGCTGCCGTTGCCGCAGCTCCTGGACGCCCAGTGGTACCGGCCGGTGTGGTGGCGGCTGGCCCGGACGGAGCTCAACTACCGGCGGTTCTTCAGCATCTCGGAGCTGATCGGGTTGCGGGTCGAGGATCCGGAGGTGTTCGAGGCCACGCACGCCAAGATCCTCCAGCTCCTGCACGAGGGCGTGATCGACGGGCTGCGCATCGACCATCCCGACGGCCTCGCCGACCCCGACGGGTATCTGCAGCGCCTCCACGAGGCGACCGGCGGGCGCTGGACGGTCGTGGAGAAGATCCTGTCGGACGGGGAGCACCTGCCGGCCTCCTGGCCCGTCGCGGGCACCACCGGTTACGACGCCCTGCGGCACGTCGACGGCCTGTTCACCGACCCGGCGGGGGTCGGGGAACTCCTCGGCCAGTACCGGCGGTTCGCGGCCCCGCAGACGGACCGGGGCGGCGACTGGGAGGCCACGGTGCGGCGGGCGGCGTACAAGGTGCTCACGCACGAGCTGGCCACCGAGATCGACCGGCTGACGCGGGTGGCGCACCGCGTGTGTGTCACGTCCTCGGAGCCCGCGCTGCGCGACCGCGCGCCCTGGGCGCTGCGCACCGCGCTGCAGGAACTCCTCGTCCGGCTGGAGGTCTACCGGCCGTACTCCTCCGGTGACGCGGCCCGCGTGGTCACCGAGGAGGCCGCGGCCGAGGCCCGGCTCGCCTTCGTCGTGCCCGAGGAGGCCGGCGCGGTCGACGTCGTGCGCGAGCTGGTGCTCGGGCGGGCCGGGGACGGACCGGAGCACGTGGAGTTCCGGACGCGGTTCGCGCAGACGGCGTCGGCGCTGCGCGCCAAGTCCGTGGAGGACACGGCGTTCTACCGTTACGTGCCGCTGCTGTCGGCGACCGAGGTGGGCGGGAACCCGGGGCGCCCTGCCGTCTCGCCCGACGAGTTCCACGCCTACTGCGCGCGCGTGCAGCGCGACTGGCCCCTGACCGGGACGGTCGGGTCTACGCACGACACCAAGCGCAGTGCCGACGTCCGGGCCGCGCTGGCCGTGCTCACCGAGTGCCCGGAGCGCTGGGCGGGCGTCCTGACCGAGGTGACGCGCGACGGCGGGGGCGTGCCGGACGCGCAACTGGCGTGGGCGGCCTGGCAGACGGTGTTCGGGCTGGGCGATGCGGACGTCGACCGCGTTCAGGGCGCCCTGTTGAAGCATGTGCGCGAGGCGGGCCTGTTCACGAGCTGGACGGAGCAGGAGCCGCCGTACGAGGAGGCGATGGCGGAGTTCGTCGCGGCCGGGCCGTGTGGGGCGCCGTACGCGCGCGTGGCCGCTTTCCGGGGCACCCTGGAGCCGCACATCCGGGCCAACATGCTGGGCATGGCCCTGGCCCAGCTGACGATGCCGGGCGTCCCCGATGTCTACCAGGGCACCGAGGGCGAGTACCGGGCGCTGGTCGACCCCGACAACCGGCGGGCCGTGCGGTTCCCGCCCGAGGATCCCGGCGAGAAGGGCGCTGTAACTGCGGCAGCGCTACGGCTGCGCAGGCGGCGCCCCGATGTGTTCGGTGACTCGGCGTCGTACACGCCCTTGACCGCCGAGGGGCCGTCAGCCGCGCACTGTGCGGCCTTCGTGCGCTCCGGTGAGGTGGTCACCGCCGTGACGCGTCTGTCGCTGCGGCTGGCGCGTTCGGGCGGCTGGCGTGACACGCTGCTGCCGCTTCCGCCGGGGCGGTGGGCCGACGCGCTGGCTCCGGGGCGGGAGTTCAGCGGGCACGCGCGCGTGGAGGAGCTGTTCGAGCGGCTGCCGGTGGCGTTGCTGGAGCGCGTCGGCGAGGAGGGGCCGGGGTGA
- the glgX gene encoding glycogen debranching protein GlgX produces MQVWPGEAYPLGATYDGAGTNFAVFTEAADRVELCLLHDDGSETAVELRESDAFVRHAYVPGVMPGQRYGFRVHGPYAPEHGLRCNSAKLLLDPYAKAVSGSIRWGEEVYGYHFDRPDRRNDLDSAPHTMSSVVVNPYFDWGDDRRPRTEYHHTVIYEAHVKGLTMRHPGLPEELRGTYAALAHPAVIEHLTELGVSALELMPVHQFVNDHRLVDMGLNNYWGYNTIGFFAPHNAYASWGDRGQQVLEFKSAVRALHEAGIEVILDVVYNHTAEGNHLGPTLSFRGLDNQRYYRLTDDPRYYMDTTGTGNSLLMRSPHVLQLIMDSLRYWVTEMHVDGFRFDLAATLARQFHEVDRLSSFFDLVQQDPVVSQVKLIAEPWDVGEGGYQVGNFPPLWTEWNGKYRDTVRDLWRGEPRALAEFASRLTGSSDLYQDDGRRPLASINFVTCHDGFTLHDLVSYNDKHNHANGEDNRDGESHNRSWNCGAEGETDDPAVLELRARQMRNFIATLMLSQGVPMLSHGDEFARTQRGNNNAYCQDSELAWIEWPQEGAGDGEDGSAAVGANGLPRELLAFTRAMVWLRRDHPVFRRRRFFHGRAVEGTHDDLSDIAWFTPQGKEMAQRDWDRAQASTLTVFLNGNAISEPGARGERITDDSFLLMFNASPKTLDFVVPVNHGRQWQVVVDTARTDGVPPGTGAKVQAGDRLTLVDRSLTVLQRPV; encoded by the coding sequence ATGCAGGTCTGGCCTGGAGAGGCATATCCACTCGGTGCCACCTACGACGGCGCCGGCACCAACTTCGCGGTCTTCACGGAGGCCGCGGACCGAGTAGAGCTGTGTCTGCTGCATGACGACGGCTCGGAGACGGCGGTGGAACTGCGGGAGAGCGACGCGTTCGTGCGGCACGCGTACGTGCCGGGCGTCATGCCGGGTCAGCGGTACGGGTTCCGCGTGCACGGCCCGTACGCCCCGGAGCACGGTCTGCGCTGCAACTCCGCGAAGCTGCTGCTCGACCCGTACGCCAAGGCGGTCAGCGGTTCGATCCGCTGGGGCGAGGAGGTGTACGGCTACCACTTCGACAGACCCGACCGGCGCAACGACCTGGACTCGGCGCCGCACACGATGTCGTCGGTCGTGGTCAACCCGTACTTCGACTGGGGCGACGACCGGCGGCCGCGCACCGAGTACCACCACACGGTGATCTACGAGGCCCATGTGAAGGGCCTCACGATGCGCCACCCGGGGCTGCCCGAGGAACTGCGCGGCACCTACGCCGCCCTCGCGCACCCGGCGGTCATCGAACACCTGACCGAGCTGGGCGTGTCGGCGCTGGAGCTGATGCCGGTCCACCAGTTCGTGAACGACCACCGTCTGGTCGACATGGGCCTGAACAACTACTGGGGCTACAACACGATCGGCTTCTTCGCCCCGCACAACGCGTACGCCTCCTGGGGCGACCGCGGCCAGCAGGTCCTGGAGTTCAAGTCGGCGGTGCGGGCGCTGCACGAGGCCGGCATCGAGGTCATCCTCGACGTGGTCTACAACCACACCGCCGAGGGCAACCATCTGGGCCCCACGCTGTCCTTCCGGGGCCTGGACAACCAGCGCTACTACCGGCTCACGGACGATCCGCGCTACTACATGGACACCACGGGCACCGGAAACTCCCTGCTCATGCGGTCCCCACACGTCCTGCAGCTGATCATGGACTCACTGCGCTACTGGGTCACCGAGATGCACGTCGACGGCTTCCGCTTCGACCTCGCGGCCACGCTGGCGAGGCAGTTCCACGAGGTGGACCGGCTGTCGTCGTTCTTCGACCTGGTGCAGCAGGACCCGGTGGTCTCCCAGGTGAAGCTGATCGCCGAGCCGTGGGACGTGGGCGAGGGCGGCTACCAGGTGGGCAACTTCCCGCCCCTGTGGACCGAGTGGAACGGCAAGTACCGCGACACCGTACGAGACCTGTGGCGCGGTGAGCCGCGCGCGCTGGCGGAGTTCGCCTCCCGGCTGACGGGCTCCTCCGATCTCTACCAGGACGACGGTCGGCGCCCGCTGGCCTCCATCAACTTCGTGACCTGCCACGACGGGTTCACGCTGCACGACCTCGTCTCGTACAACGACAAGCACAACCACGCCAACGGCGAGGACAACCGGGACGGCGAGAGCCACAACCGGTCCTGGAACTGCGGGGCGGAGGGCGAGACCGACGACCCGGCGGTCCTGGAGCTGCGCGCCCGCCAGATGCGGAACTTCATCGCCACGCTGATGCTCTCCCAGGGCGTGCCGATGCTCAGCCACGGCGACGAGTTCGCGCGCACCCAGCGCGGGAACAACAACGCCTACTGCCAGGACAGTGAGCTGGCGTGGATCGAGTGGCCGCAGGAGGGCGCCGGGGACGGGGAGGACGGCTCGGCCGCAGTGGGTGCGAACGGGCTGCCCCGCGAGCTGCTCGCCTTCACGCGCGCGATGGTGTGGCTGCGGCGGGACCATCCGGTCTTCCGCAGGCGACGCTTCTTCCATGGGCGGGCCGTGGAAGGCACCCACGACGACCTGTCGGACATCGCCTGGTTCACACCGCAGGGCAAGGAGATGGCCCAGCGGGACTGGGACCGGGCGCAGGCGTCGACGCTGACGGTGTTCCTCAACGGCAACGCGATCTCGGAGCCGGGGGCACGCGGGGAGCGCATCACCGACGACTCGTTCCTGCTGATGTTCAACGCCTCCCCCAAGACCCTCGACTTCGTCGTGCCGGTCAACCACGGCCGCCAGTGGCAGGTGGTCGTCGACACCGCCCGCACGGACGGGGTGCCGCCGGGGACCGGAGCGAAGGTGCAGGCCGGGGACCGGTTGACGCTGGTGGACCGCAGCCTGACGGTGTTGCAGCGGCCGGTCTAG
- a CDS encoding SSI family serine proteinase inhibitor produces MTRCITAVRGALLTAAAALALGAAAPQATAQDSDSGNWLFVTVTRGDAPHGEAPGRLLLCDPPQGHRKAAEACEQLDRVGGDIGRLQRKDAFCPMIYAPVTAHARGEWNGRSVEYRETFSNGCGMSARTGAVFALDG; encoded by the coding sequence ATGACGCGATGCATCACAGCCGTACGAGGCGCGCTGCTCACGGCAGCCGCCGCCCTCGCCCTCGGTGCCGCCGCGCCCCAGGCGACGGCCCAGGACTCCGACTCCGGTAACTGGCTCTTCGTCACGGTCACCCGTGGCGACGCCCCCCACGGTGAGGCGCCCGGCAGGCTGCTGCTGTGCGATCCGCCGCAGGGCCACCGCAAGGCGGCCGAGGCCTGCGAACAGCTCGACAGGGTGGGCGGCGACATCGGCCGACTCCAGCGCAAGGACGCCTTCTGCCCGATGATCTACGCGCCGGTGACCGCCCACGCGCGCGGAGAGTGGAACGGGCGCTCGGTGGAGTACCGGGAGACGTTCTCGAACGGATGCGGGATGTCGGCCCGGACGGGCGCGGTGTTCGCCCTGGACGGCTGA
- a CDS encoding M14 family zinc carboxypeptidase: protein MWRSALPPLLRYPTVDELGARAAALVARRPRDARLRRVGTSRAGTPLWLLSVGHGSRQALVVAGPHANEPVGGATVLRLAERVLADPRLHEGADATWNLLLCLDPDGLRRNEGWLHGPYALGGYFRHFFRPGFLEQPEWLPDGAAAVTLPETRTLLDLQDELRPFLQCSLHGVDVGGGFVELTHDLPGLAQRVAHTAARLGIPRELGPYDTLYWPALGPAVYRIPRPRRGDLAAAITEAAVESTWFHPHRHGTVTAVVEAPMWGVAAVEDGAPHADEETVLRMVSHTLRHDTRVLERLLERLRPHLPAGPETARLLAPVDDYLLVCPGLADTWDPDVEDPVGARPLPPLSTAHLAALRIAGRRLALRTAGLLHQLVTGAGRDQAGVLPELDGLLDEWCDDYRDGCGARWIPVARQVEYQSRVVLAAFELATRHAPACSRSGESGWNAGAAVPMHRE from the coding sequence TTGTGGAGGTCTGCCCTGCCGCCACTCCTCCGCTACCCGACCGTCGACGAGCTGGGCGCACGGGCGGCCGCACTCGTCGCCCGCCGCCCCCGTGACGCACGGCTGCGCCGCGTGGGGACGTCCCGCGCGGGCACGCCCCTGTGGCTGCTGTCCGTCGGCCACGGCAGCCGCCAGGCCCTCGTCGTGGCCGGCCCGCACGCCAACGAACCGGTGGGCGGCGCCACCGTGCTGCGGCTGGCCGAACGGGTGCTCGCCGACCCCCGCCTGCACGAGGGCGCCGACGCCACGTGGAACCTGCTGCTGTGCCTGGACCCCGACGGCCTGCGCCGCAACGAGGGCTGGCTGCACGGCCCGTACGCCCTCGGCGGCTACTTCCGGCACTTCTTCCGGCCCGGCTTCCTGGAGCAGCCCGAATGGCTGCCCGACGGCGCGGCCGCCGTCACGCTGCCCGAGACCCGCACGCTGCTCGACCTCCAGGACGAACTGCGGCCCTTCCTCCAGTGCTCCCTGCACGGCGTCGACGTCGGCGGCGGCTTCGTCGAGCTGACCCACGACCTGCCCGGCCTCGCCCAGCGCGTCGCGCACACCGCCGCCCGCCTCGGCATCCCGCGCGAGCTCGGCCCCTACGACACCCTGTACTGGCCGGCACTGGGGCCCGCCGTCTACCGGATCCCCAGGCCCCGCCGGGGCGATCTGGCCGCCGCCATCACCGAGGCGGCCGTCGAGTCGACGTGGTTCCACCCGCACCGGCACGGCACGGTCACGGCGGTCGTCGAGGCGCCCATGTGGGGTGTGGCCGCCGTGGAGGACGGTGCCCCGCACGCCGATGAGGAAACGGTCCTGCGCATGGTGAGCCACACCCTGCGCCACGACACCCGCGTCCTTGAGCGGCTGCTGGAGCGGCTGCGGCCCCACCTTCCCGCCGGACCGGAAACGGCCCGGCTGCTCGCCCCGGTCGACGACTATTTACTGGTCTGCCCCGGGCTCGCCGACACCTGGGACCCCGACGTCGAGGATCCCGTCGGCGCACGCCCCCTGCCCCCGCTCAGCACCGCCCACCTGGCCGCCCTGCGCATCGCCGGGCGGCGCCTCGCCCTGCGGACGGCCGGGCTGCTGCACCAGCTCGTGACGGGCGCCGGGCGCGACCAGGCCGGTGTGCTGCCGGAACTGGACGGGCTCCTCGACGAGTGGTGCGACGACTACCGCGACGGCTGCGGAGCGCGCTGGATACCGGTCGCGCGCCAGGTGGAGTACCAGTCGCGGGTGGTCCTCGCCGCGTTCGAACTCGCCACGCGGCACGCGCCCGCGTGCTCCCGTTCGGGTGAGTCGGGGTGGAATGCCGGGGCCGCCGTGCCGATGCATCGGGAATGA
- a CDS encoding DUF1707 and FHA domain-containing protein — protein MTSSFEFNTYPARLSDAERDKALKVLRDGVAMGRLSHDTFVRRMELALVARRADELAVLTADLPVESRISRLVFGSVEAISGFTVRLRRAWQAERLPKLLLPHPAAGHPLRIGRDPANGLRLTHETVSRVHAELSHQAGIWVLRDLGSTNGTTVNGRRVIGAVVVREGDQVGFGRMSFRLAAN, from the coding sequence GTGACGTCGTCTTTCGAGTTCAATACCTACCCCGCGCGGCTCTCCGACGCGGAGCGCGACAAGGCGCTGAAGGTGCTCCGTGACGGCGTCGCCATGGGCCGGCTGTCGCACGACACGTTCGTACGGCGCATGGAACTGGCCCTCGTCGCCCGCCGCGCGGACGAGCTCGCCGTGCTCACCGCCGACCTGCCCGTCGAGAGCCGTATCTCGCGCCTGGTGTTCGGCTCGGTCGAGGCGATCTCCGGCTTCACCGTACGGCTGCGCAGGGCATGGCAGGCCGAGCGGCTGCCCAAGCTGCTGCTGCCCCACCCCGCGGCCGGTCATCCGCTGCGCATCGGCCGCGACCCCGCCAACGGACTGCGGCTGACCCACGAGACGGTGTCCCGGGTGCACGCCGAACTGAGCCACCAGGCCGGCATATGGGTCCTGCGCGACCTCGGCTCCACCAATGGCACCACGGTGAACGGCCGACGGGTCATCGGCGCCGTCGTGGTCCGCGAGGGAGACCAGGTCGGCTTCGGCCGGATGTCGTTCCGGCTCGCCGCGAACTGA
- a CDS encoding M14 family zinc carboxypeptidase has product MSLLPELRYPTLTELILSARALAAHRPDLCVLRQVGASRAGRPLHLLSIGHARRAVLVVAGAHSNEPTGSSTLLAVAERVLHERELRADISWHFLLCADPDGASLHVTPAPRSLFDYHLGFFRPAAPEQPEWAPAALPPDRLPPETRALIRVIDELRPYLQVTLHGTDLGGSWVQLTKDIPGLAEPFAKSAAQLHIPVETGASDAAGWPAAGPGVHVMPAPGAGAAYPSMPDDARSSTWYHVHRYGGLTAVVEVPMWASDLVDDPAPHPAPARAMQRLAARLLRDALEVERVLGEALPRLEGVDGPLLRAAKWSLELVPGLAADWMHTPPADDTMAYVGSVDAFGRRLPLRAAAMLLRVLQETGDHAAPPLERLVATWSDAFAERFRARWVPLEHQVEHQSRTVVAAALHARERAA; this is encoded by the coding sequence GTGAGTCTCCTGCCGGAGCTGCGCTACCCCACGCTGACCGAACTGATCCTGTCCGCCCGAGCGTTGGCCGCTCACCGGCCCGACCTGTGCGTACTCAGACAGGTGGGGGCCTCCCGGGCGGGTAGACCCCTCCATCTGCTGTCCATCGGGCACGCCCGACGCGCCGTACTGGTGGTCGCGGGCGCGCACTCCAACGAACCGACGGGGAGCTCCACCCTTCTCGCGGTCGCCGAACGGGTCCTGCACGAGCGGGAGTTGCGGGCCGACATCTCCTGGCACTTCCTGCTGTGCGCGGATCCCGACGGGGCCAGCCTGCACGTCACGCCGGCACCCCGGAGCCTGTTCGACTACCACCTCGGCTTCTTCCGGCCCGCTGCCCCGGAGCAGCCTGAGTGGGCGCCGGCCGCGCTGCCGCCCGACCGGCTGCCGCCCGAGACGCGCGCGCTGATCCGGGTCATCGACGAGCTGCGCCCCTACCTCCAGGTGACCCTGCACGGCACCGATCTGGGCGGCAGCTGGGTGCAGTTGACGAAGGACATCCCCGGGCTGGCCGAGCCGTTCGCGAAGTCCGCGGCGCAGTTGCACATCCCGGTGGAGACCGGCGCCTCGGACGCTGCGGGCTGGCCCGCGGCCGGACCCGGGGTGCACGTGATGCCGGCGCCGGGCGCGGGCGCGGCGTATCCGAGCATGCCGGACGACGCGCGCAGCAGCACCTGGTATCACGTGCACCGGTACGGCGGCCTGACCGCGGTCGTCGAGGTGCCGATGTGGGCCAGCGACCTGGTGGACGACCCGGCGCCGCATCCGGCCCCGGCCAGGGCGATGCAACGGCTGGCGGCCCGGCTGCTGCGGGACGCGCTGGAGGTGGAGCGGGTGCTCGGCGAGGCGCTCCCCCGCCTGGAGGGCGTCGACGGGCCCCTGTTGCGGGCCGCGAAGTGGTCGCTGGAGCTGGTGCCGGGGCTGGCGGCGGACTGGATGCACACGCCGCCCGCCGACGACACCATGGCGTACGTCGGGAGCGTGGACGCCTTCGGGCGGCGGCTGCCGCTGCGGGCGGCGGCCATGCTGCTGCGTGTCCTGCAGGAGACCGGCGACCATGCGGCACCGCCGCTCGAACGCCTCGTGGCGACTTGGAGCGACGCCTTCGCCGAACGCTTCCGTGCCCGCTGGGTGCCCCTGGAGCACCAGGTCGAGCACCAGTCCCGGACGGTCGTCGCGGCGGCGCTGCACGCGCGTGAGCGAGCGGCGTGA
- the treZ gene encoding malto-oligosyltrehalose trehalohydrolase encodes MQFEVWAPQAGRVTLHCEGATRALERDPDRAGWWWGEAEARDGTRYGFALDDGPVVPDPRSRRQPDGPDGLSAVVDHGRYEWRTEWAGRPLPGAVLYELHVGTYTREGTLDAAAERLGHLVELGVTHVELMPLCPFPGRNGWGYEGVSLWAVHEPYGGPEALKRFVDRAHELGLGVVLDVVHNHFGPSGNYLPVFGPYLTDKHHTPWGSAVNLDAPGSDEVRAYLLQSSLAWLRDYRIDGLRLDAVHALKDTRACHFLEELSTAVDDLAADLDRPLYLIAESDLNDPRLITAREEGGVGLHAQWNDDFHHTLHAALTGESQGYYADFARAPMAGLAKTLTGGYFHDGTYSSFRGRRHGRPLDRARVAAHRLLGYSQTHDQVGNRAQGDRLAASLSPGLLACAATLTLTAPFTPMLFMGEEWAAGTPWQFFTDHTDPELAEAVRRGRRREFAEHGWAEEDVPDPQDPATRDRSCLDWSELDGEHHARVLDWYRRLIALRHEQPDLTDPDLADTKVAYDEQERWLAFRRGDVRVAVNLAKEPAAIPLGPRQAAVLAAWEPVQAPGADGVLHVPAESGVVLLQG; translated from the coding sequence GTGCAGTTCGAGGTGTGGGCACCGCAGGCCGGCCGTGTGACGCTGCATTGCGAGGGCGCCACGCGCGCGTTGGAGCGCGATCCCGATCGCGCGGGATGGTGGTGGGGGGAGGCGGAGGCGCGGGACGGCACGCGGTACGGCTTCGCGCTCGACGACGGCCCCGTGGTGCCCGATCCGCGCTCGCGCCGGCAGCCGGACGGCCCCGACGGGCTGAGCGCGGTCGTCGACCACGGGCGGTACGAGTGGCGTACCGAGTGGGCGGGACGGCCCCTGCCCGGCGCGGTGCTGTACGAGCTGCACGTGGGCACGTACACGCGTGAGGGCACGCTGGACGCGGCCGCCGAGCGGCTCGGGCACCTCGTCGAACTGGGCGTCACGCACGTCGAGTTGATGCCACTGTGCCCCTTTCCGGGGCGAAACGGCTGGGGATACGAGGGGGTCTCCCTCTGGGCCGTGCACGAGCCGTACGGCGGACCCGAGGCCCTGAAACGCTTCGTCGACCGGGCGCACGAACTGGGCCTGGGCGTGGTCCTCGACGTCGTGCACAACCACTTCGGCCCGTCCGGCAACTACCTGCCGGTCTTCGGGCCCTACCTCACGGACAAGCACCACACCCCCTGGGGCTCCGCCGTCAACCTGGACGCGCCCGGCTCGGACGAGGTGCGCGCGTATCTCCTGCAGAGCTCGCTGGCCTGGCTGCGGGACTACCGGATCGACGGGCTGCGCCTGGACGCGGTGCACGCGCTGAAGGACACGCGCGCGTGCCACTTCCTGGAGGAGCTGTCGACAGCGGTCGACGACCTGGCCGCCGACCTCGACCGGCCGCTGTATCTGATCGCCGAGTCCGACCTCAACGACCCTCGGCTCATCACCGCGCGCGAGGAAGGCGGCGTGGGTCTGCACGCGCAGTGGAACGACGACTTCCACCACACCCTGCACGCCGCGCTGACCGGCGAGTCCCAGGGCTACTACGCCGACTTCGCCCGCGCCCCCATGGCAGGCCTCGCCAAGACCCTCACCGGCGGCTACTTCCACGACGGGACGTACTCGAGCTTCCGGGGCCGGCGCCACGGGCGCCCCCTGGACCGTGCGCGCGTGGCGGCCCACCGTCTCCTCGGCTACAGCCAGACCCACGACCAGGTCGGCAATCGCGCCCAGGGCGACCGGCTCGCGGCCTCCCTCTCCCCCGGCCTGCTGGCCTGCGCGGCCACGCTGACACTGACCGCGCCGTTCACGCCGATGCTGTTCATGGGCGAGGAGTGGGCCGCGGGCACGCCCTGGCAGTTCTTCACCGACCACACCGATCCGGAGCTCGCCGAAGCCGTACGGCGCGGCAGGCGGCGCGAGTTCGCGGAGCACGGCTGGGCCGAGGAGGACGTGCCCGACCCGCAGGACCCGGCGACCCGGGACCGCTCGTGTCTCGACTGGTCCGAGCTCGACGGCGAGCACCACGCGCGCGTACTGGACTGGTACCGCCGTCTCATCGCCCTGCGCCACGAGCAGCCCGACCTCACGGATCCCGACCTCGCCGACACCAAGGTGGCCTACGACGAGCAGGAGCGCTGGCTCGCCTTCCGGCGCGGCGACGTGCGCGTGGCCGTCAACCTCGCCAAGGAACCGGCGGCGATCCCCCTGGGGCCCCGCCAGGCGGCCGTACTGGCCGCGTGGGAGCCCGTGCAGGCGCCGGGTGCGGACGGGGTGCTGCATGTGCCCGCGGAGTCGGGCGTGGTGCTGTTGCAGGGGTGA
- a CDS encoding Tat pathway signal sequence domain protein, with translation MRKIVHRHLGKVVAGAAIAVAGTAVMVGITLPGTAGADETGGTDSGQSAQQAAQGQEAGAVPPGVVEQVPSEGDTGTGNDPLTDDEMDRAAKLAASPQMRSAGENVEGDRGPQRVGVDLAEPEADELAKANTPRRAEVTFYDYKTDALVTRTVNLDTGKVEQTTTEHGVQPPLSRAEYAEAAKILIADPLGAGMKADYKDATDKELTSPDQLLLNGAVYRAVPGAQPAVLDQCGEHRCVRLFPKVKNGPWIDARSFVIDLSARKVAKLDIG, from the coding sequence GTGCGCAAGATAGTGCACCGCCATCTGGGCAAGGTGGTGGCAGGTGCGGCCATAGCGGTGGCGGGAACGGCCGTGATGGTCGGAATCACCCTGCCGGGGACTGCGGGGGCCGACGAAACGGGAGGGACCGACAGCGGCCAGAGCGCCCAGCAGGCGGCCCAGGGCCAGGAGGCCGGCGCGGTGCCGCCGGGCGTCGTCGAACAGGTCCCGAGCGAGGGTGACACGGGCACCGGAAACGACCCGCTGACCGACGACGAGATGGACCGGGCCGCCAAGCTCGCGGCGAGCCCGCAGATGCGCAGCGCCGGCGAGAACGTCGAGGGCGACCGCGGCCCGCAGCGCGTCGGCGTCGATCTCGCCGAGCCGGAGGCCGACGAGCTGGCCAAGGCGAACACACCACGCCGGGCCGAGGTGACGTTCTACGACTACAAGACCGACGCGCTCGTCACCCGGACCGTCAACCTCGACACCGGGAAGGTCGAGCAGACCACCACCGAGCACGGTGTTCAGCCGCCGCTGAGCCGCGCCGAGTACGCCGAGGCGGCGAAGATCCTGATCGCCGACCCGCTGGGCGCGGGCATGAAGGCGGACTACAAGGACGCCACCGACAAGGAACTCACCTCCCCGGACCAGCTGCTGCTCAACGGCGCCGTCTACCGGGCCGTTCCGGGCGCCCAGCCCGCCGTACTCGACCAGTGCGGCGAGCACCGGTGCGTACGGCTGTTCCCGAAGGTCAAGAACGGGCCCTGGATCGACGCCCGGTCCTTCGTGATCGACCTCAGCGCCCGCAAGGTCGCCAAGCTCGACATCGGCTGA